A single region of the Hyphomonas adhaerens MHS-3 genome encodes:
- a CDS encoding alpha/beta fold hydrolase → MPRIRANGLEIEYEETGSPDDPMILLVSGYMGQMTEWPDRFKQALADTGRRVVVFDNRDIGLTLAIDDPALEDRVPPPMEDLMQGAAEGQPVHERVPYVLDDMAADAAALIEALGAEQADVLGLSMGGMIVQLMALNHPERVRTLMPVMTTSGDPDLPPSEPEALEALTAEPESETLEAIGDLAVRTYHAIGSHPDLRAPDEDLRAGAIADLQRANRPLGLARQFAALLAQPRWHDRLGSVEQPTLVLHGAMDRLIPPEAGRDIARRIPGAEIEIIDKWGHDLPEAVVPDLLNRILPFLERTSKAATA, encoded by the coding sequence ATGCCGCGTATCAGGGCGAACGGTCTTGAAATCGAATATGAGGAGACCGGTTCACCTGACGATCCGATGATCCTGCTGGTTTCCGGCTATATGGGCCAGATGACGGAGTGGCCAGATCGTTTCAAGCAGGCGCTGGCCGATACCGGCCGGCGTGTGGTTGTCTTCGACAATCGGGATATCGGCCTGACCCTGGCGATCGACGATCCTGCGCTGGAAGACCGCGTTCCCCCACCCATGGAAGACCTGATGCAAGGCGCCGCCGAAGGCCAGCCGGTGCATGAACGCGTCCCTTACGTGCTGGACGATATGGCGGCTGATGCGGCCGCCCTGATCGAGGCACTGGGCGCGGAACAAGCCGACGTGCTCGGCTTGTCGATGGGGGGCATGATCGTGCAGCTGATGGCGCTGAACCATCCCGAACGTGTACGCACATTGATGCCGGTCATGACCACATCCGGAGACCCGGACCTGCCACCGTCCGAACCGGAGGCCCTGGAAGCCCTGACGGCCGAACCCGAAAGTGAAACGCTGGAAGCCATCGGCGACCTGGCGGTCAGGACCTATCACGCCATCGGGTCTCACCCGGACCTGCGCGCACCGGATGAAGACCTCCGTGCCGGCGCGATTGCCGACTTGCAGCGCGCCAACCGGCCCCTCGGCCTCGCCCGTCAGTTTGCCGCCCTGCTGGCCCAGCCGCGCTGGCACGACCGGCTCGGGTCTGTCGAACAGCCGACATTGGTGCTGCACGGCGCCATGGATCGGCTGATCCCCCCCGAAGCCGGACGCGATATCGCCCGGCGAATTCCAGGGGCGGAAATCGAGATCATCGACAAGTGGGGACATGACCTGCCGGAGGCGGTCGTTCCGGATCTGCTGAACCGCATCCTGCCGTTTCTCGAACGAACATCGAAGGCGGCAACTGCATGA
- a CDS encoding DUF2165 family protein: MIRYFKIALIVLVGLQGLFYFISNAVNWEYAQMAVGAVLAQADSPAYPNPVIPAITSPLLIKLALIGIMTGELLVGLLCFKGAFDMWKQASGDAGAFNASKTWAIAGCCTALIVWFGIFQVFGAALFQMWQGQVGVGSFEGAFMYLAASALIMIFVNQKDD, from the coding sequence ATGATCCGCTATTTCAAAATCGCCCTGATTGTCCTCGTCGGGCTTCAGGGCCTGTTCTACTTCATCTCGAATGCCGTGAACTGGGAATATGCCCAGATGGCCGTTGGCGCGGTTCTGGCTCAGGCCGATAGCCCAGCCTATCCCAACCCTGTCATTCCGGCGATCACCTCGCCCCTGCTGATCAAGCTGGCCCTGATCGGTATCATGACCGGGGAATTGCTGGTCGGCCTGCTCTGTTTCAAAGGCGCGTTCGATATGTGGAAGCAGGCCAGCGGAGATGCGGGGGCGTTTAATGCCTCCAAGACCTGGGCAATTGCAGGCTGCTGCACCGCGCTGATTGTCTGGTTCGGCATCTTCCAGGTCTTTGGCGCGGCCCTGTTCCAGATGTGGCAGGGTCAGGTAGGTGTAGGCTCCTTCGAAGGGGCTTTCATGTACCTCGCAGCCAGCGCGCTGATCATGATCTTCGTCAATCAGAAGGACGACTGA
- a CDS encoding DUF2270 domain-containing protein has translation MTEFDDRDDVALATPTDGDPDGDPPSGISGNKEVGAIAHLYRAEVYRSTVWRQRLDQTTNWAVISTGIGLSAAFASERASPFPIVLVGALCIMFLMLEARRYRFFYVWRFRARVLEIAFYVPMLRGEGARIPLDRGTALSDDYVKPQYRISMIRSVGRRLRRNYGWIFTILGAAYFAKIAIHPTDVDNFAHFVRRAHIGPIPGWLALICGVAFHIGWITLAWKTWWDERTDKTKMADFLKSREDVNFRPPTKGVTPMKADD, from the coding sequence ATGACCGAATTTGACGACAGAGATGATGTGGCATTGGCCACACCAACCGATGGTGACCCTGACGGCGATCCGCCATCGGGTATTTCCGGCAACAAGGAAGTCGGCGCGATCGCGCACCTCTACCGGGCCGAAGTCTATCGTTCGACCGTATGGCGCCAGCGTCTGGACCAGACCACCAACTGGGCGGTGATCTCAACCGGTATCGGCCTGTCCGCCGCGTTTGCGTCAGAGCGTGCCTCGCCGTTCCCGATCGTGCTGGTCGGCGCCCTTTGCATCATGTTCCTGATGCTGGAGGCGCGGCGCTACCGTTTCTTCTATGTCTGGCGGTTCCGGGCGCGCGTGCTGGAAATTGCCTTCTATGTGCCCATGCTGCGCGGCGAGGGGGCACGGATTCCGCTCGACCGAGGCACGGCCCTGTCAGATGACTATGTCAAACCGCAATACAGAATCTCGATGATCCGGTCGGTGGGTCGGCGCCTGCGCCGCAATTATGGCTGGATCTTCACGATCCTCGGCGCAGCCTATTTCGCCAAGATCGCCATTCATCCGACCGATGTGGACAATTTTGCCCACTTCGTGCGCCGCGCACATATCGGACCGATCCCGGGTTGGCTGGCGCTGATCTGCGGCGTCGCTTTCCATATAGGCTGGATCACGCTTGCCTGGAAAACCTGGTGGGATGAGCGCACCGACAAGACGAAGATGGCCGACTTCCTGAAAAGCCGCGAAGACGTCAACTTCCGCCCGCCCACCAAAGGCGTCACGCCGATGAAGGCTGACGATTAG
- a CDS encoding alpha/beta fold hydrolase has protein sequence MAKIQANGIDIEYEAFGSEDDPLMLLVMGFSSQMINWPESLIQGLTDAGRRVVIFDNRDIGLTTEFDGQVPPSPRDIVKGIAAGEPMHEKVPYLLDDMAADAAALIDALGADKADVMGVSMGGMIVQLMALNHPERVRSLIPVMTTSGDPALPPSTPEATAALTAVPEERTPEAIADLAVKGRAAYGSHPDVRTPDDEIRANAIAAMQRSDRPMGVARQYAAILAQPRWHERLGELDVPTLVLHGEVDNLILPAAGQDIARRVPGAKIDIIEKWGHDLPEAVMPVLLNRIVPFLGQTAPSGPA, from the coding sequence ATGGCGAAAATTCAGGCCAACGGCATCGACATCGAATATGAGGCGTTCGGATCGGAGGACGATCCGCTCATGCTCCTCGTCATGGGTTTTTCGAGCCAGATGATCAATTGGCCGGAGAGCCTGATCCAGGGCCTGACGGATGCCGGCCGCCGGGTCGTGATTTTCGACAATCGCGATATCGGACTGACCACCGAGTTTGACGGCCAGGTGCCCCCATCCCCCCGCGATATCGTAAAGGGGATCGCCGCGGGTGAGCCGATGCACGAAAAAGTGCCCTACCTGCTGGATGACATGGCCGCCGATGCCGCCGCACTGATCGACGCGCTCGGCGCAGACAAGGCAGACGTGATGGGTGTTTCCATGGGCGGCATGATTGTGCAGCTGATGGCGCTGAACCATCCTGAGCGGGTGCGTTCCCTGATCCCGGTGATGACAACTTCCGGTGACCCGGCCCTGCCGCCGTCCACACCTGAAGCCACCGCCGCCCTGACGGCCGTGCCGGAAGAAAGAACGCCCGAAGCCATCGCCGACCTCGCCGTGAAGGGCCGCGCGGCCTATGGCTCGCATCCGGACGTCCGTACACCCGATGACGAGATCCGCGCCAATGCCATCGCGGCCATGCAGCGGTCGGATCGGCCAATGGGGGTCGCCCGGCAATATGCCGCCATCCTGGCCCAGCCACGTTGGCATGAGCGCCTTGGCGAACTCGATGTGCCGACGCTCGTCCTGCACGGTGAAGTGGATAACCTGATCCTCCCCGCGGCCGGACAGGACATTGCCCGGCGTGTGCCCGGTGCGAAAATCGACATCATCGAGAAATGGGGCCATGACCTGCCGGAAGCTGTCATGCCCGTCCTGCTGAACCGCATTGTGCCCTTTCTTGGGCAGACGGCGCCATCAGGACCGGCCTGA
- a CDS encoding AAA family ATPase, protein MRFEGTEDYVATDDLRVAVNAAIALERPLLVKGEPGTGKTVLAIEVAKALGCELIEWHIKSTTKANQGLYEYDAVSRLRDGQMGEERAKDVKNYIKKGKLWEAFTAEKRPVLLIDEIDKADIEFPNDLLQELDRMEFYVYETDETVKAHQRPIVIITSNNEKELPDAFLRRCFFHFIKFPDEETMQEIIDVHYPGIKQKLVKDALTTFYAMRELPGVKKKPSTSELLDWLKLLMNEDIDLETLREKDPERLTPPLHGALLKNEQDIALFERLAFLARRQDGPGGGRRGPAG, encoded by the coding sequence ATGCGTTTCGAAGGCACTGAAGACTATGTGGCAACTGACGACCTGCGCGTGGCCGTCAACGCCGCCATTGCACTGGAGCGTCCACTGCTCGTCAAAGGCGAGCCCGGCACCGGCAAGACGGTTCTGGCCATCGAGGTCGCCAAGGCGCTCGGCTGCGAGCTGATCGAATGGCACATCAAGTCCACCACGAAGGCCAACCAGGGCCTTTACGAGTATGACGCCGTGTCCCGCCTGCGTGACGGCCAGATGGGCGAAGAGCGCGCCAAGGATGTGAAAAACTACATCAAGAAGGGCAAGCTGTGGGAGGCGTTCACCGCCGAAAAACGCCCTGTGCTGCTGATCGACGAAATCGACAAGGCCGATATCGAATTCCCGAACGACCTCCTGCAGGAGCTCGACCGGATGGAGTTCTATGTCTACGAAACCGACGAAACGGTGAAAGCGCACCAGCGCCCGATCGTGATCATCACGTCCAACAATGAAAAAGAGCTGCCGGACGCCTTCCTGCGCCGCTGCTTCTTCCACTTCATCAAGTTCCCGGACGAAGAAACGATGCAGGAAATCATCGATGTCCACTATCCGGGCATCAAGCAGAAGCTGGTGAAGGACGCCCTGACGACCTTCTACGCCATGCGCGAACTGCCGGGCGTGAAGAAGAAGCCGTCGACCAGCGAGCTGCTGGACTGGCTGAAGCTGCTGATGAACGAGGATATCGACCTCGAAACCCTGCGCGAAAAGGACCCGGAGCGGCTCACCCCGCCGCTGCACGGTGCCCTCCTGAAAAACGAGCAGGACATCGCGCTCTTCGAACGCCTCGCCTTCCTCGCCCGCCGCCAGGACGGCCCGGGCGGCGGCCGCCGCGGCCCGGCAGGCTAA
- a CDS encoding vWA domain-containing protein, producing the protein MFLNFFNELREAKVPVTLKEYLMLMEAMDEKVIDMDVEDFYYLSRAALVKDERNIDKFDKVFSHVFKGLDSLADAVDVQDIPEEWLRKMTEKFLTQEEKDEIEAMGGFEKLMETLKERLEEQKKRHEGGNKWIGTGGTSPFGANGYNPEGVRIGQEKSRHRRAVKVWDKREFKNYDDSIELGTRNIKVAMKRLRKWARKGAPDELDLDGTINNTARKGYLDIEMRPEKRNTVSVLLLLDVGGSMDPYVRVMEELFSAARSEIKNLEYYYFHNCPYEGLWKDNRRRMNNRIPTWDVLNKYPSDYKVIIVGDATMSPYEITYAGGSVEHWNDEAGGLWIQRFVERYPNLVWLNPVKEGAWEYTGSIKLIRELIGPQRMFELTLGGLDEAMKELSR; encoded by the coding sequence ATGTTCCTCAACTTCTTCAACGAATTGCGCGAAGCCAAAGTGCCCGTCACGCTGAAGGAATACCTGATGCTGATGGAGGCAATGGACGAGAAGGTCATCGATATGGATGTCGAGGACTTCTACTATCTCTCCCGCGCAGCGCTGGTGAAAGACGAACGGAATATCGACAAGTTCGACAAGGTCTTCTCCCACGTCTTCAAGGGGCTCGATTCCCTGGCGGACGCGGTCGATGTGCAGGACATCCCCGAGGAATGGCTGCGCAAGATGACCGAGAAATTCCTCACCCAGGAGGAAAAGGACGAGATCGAGGCCATGGGCGGCTTCGAGAAACTCATGGAGACGCTCAAGGAGCGCCTCGAGGAACAGAAAAAGCGCCACGAAGGCGGCAACAAGTGGATCGGCACAGGCGGCACCTCCCCCTTCGGCGCCAATGGCTACAATCCGGAAGGTGTACGCATCGGGCAGGAGAAATCCCGCCACCGGCGCGCCGTGAAGGTCTGGGACAAGCGCGAATTCAAGAATTACGACGACAGCATCGAGCTCGGCACCCGCAATATCAAAGTGGCCATGAAGCGCCTGCGCAAATGGGCCCGCAAGGGCGCGCCGGACGAACTGGACCTGGACGGCACCATCAACAACACCGCACGCAAAGGCTATCTCGACATCGAGATGCGCCCGGAAAAGCGCAACACGGTGTCGGTCCTGCTGCTGCTGGATGTCGGCGGATCCATGGACCCTTATGTCCGCGTGATGGAGGAGCTGTTCTCCGCTGCCCGGTCCGAGATCAAGAACCTCGAATACTATTACTTCCACAACTGCCCCTATGAAGGCCTGTGGAAGGACAACCGCCGGCGCATGAACAACCGCATCCCCACCTGGGATGTGCTGAACAAGTACCCGTCGGACTACAAGGTGATCATTGTCGGCGACGCGACGATGAGCCCTTACGAAATAACCTATGCCGGTGGCTCCGTGGAACACTGGAACGATGAAGCCGGTGGCCTGTGGATCCAACGCTTCGTCGAGCGCTATCCGAATCTTGTCTGGCTGAACCCGGTCAAGGAAGGCGCATGGGAATATACCGGATCGATCAAACTGATCCGTGAGCTGATCGGCCCGCAGCGCATGTTCGAACTGACGCTGGGCGGTCTGGACGAAGCCATGAAAGAACTGAGCCGCTAA
- a CDS encoding crotonase/enoyl-CoA hydratase family protein, with amino-acid sequence MPTPARTGIRTETEGPILIVTIDRPDARNAVDRPTADALYETFKAFDADDDLSVAILTGTNGNFCAGADLKAVAEGRGNKSVTEGDYGPMGPSRLDLSKPVIAAVDGYAVAGGLELACWCDLRVVSPGAKFGVFCRRFGVPLIDGGTIRLPRLIGASRAMDMILTGREVSAEEALAFGLANYVSEEESALPHALEVARRIAKFPQVCMRTDRASAIAQWSLPMDEALRREIAGGLNVIEMGETRDGAKRFAAGVGRGGLF; translated from the coding sequence ATGCCGACTCCCGCCCGCACTGGCATCCGCACTGAAACGGAAGGGCCTATCCTGATCGTGACCATCGACCGCCCCGATGCGCGCAACGCTGTCGACCGGCCAACCGCCGATGCGCTGTATGAGACGTTCAAGGCCTTCGATGCGGATGATGACCTCTCGGTGGCCATCCTGACAGGCACAAACGGCAATTTCTGCGCAGGGGCCGATCTGAAGGCTGTTGCCGAGGGGCGCGGCAACAAATCCGTGACCGAAGGCGATTATGGCCCGATGGGCCCGTCCCGGCTGGATCTTTCCAAGCCGGTCATCGCCGCAGTCGATGGCTATGCCGTTGCCGGCGGACTTGAGCTTGCGTGCTGGTGCGACCTGCGGGTCGTCTCGCCGGGCGCGAAATTTGGTGTCTTCTGCCGCCGCTTCGGCGTGCCGCTGATTGATGGCGGCACAATCCGCCTGCCCCGCCTGATCGGGGCCTCCCGCGCCATGGACATGATCCTCACCGGCCGGGAAGTCAGCGCGGAAGAAGCCCTCGCTTTCGGACTGGCCAACTATGTCTCGGAGGAAGAGTCCGCCTTGCCGCACGCATTGGAGGTCGCGCGCCGCATCGCCAAATTCCCGCAAGTCTGCATGCGGACGGACCGTGCCTCGGCCATAGCGCAATGGTCATTGCCGATGGACGAGGCCCTACGCCGGGAGATCGCAGGCGGCCTGAACGTCATCGAGATGGGAGAAACCCGGGATGGCGCCAAACGTTTCGCCGCCGGCGTCGGCCGTGGCGGCCTCTTCTGA
- a CDS encoding DUF4336 domain-containing protein, which produces MLEAVDTDLWLTEGPVVDFHGFPYPTRSIIVRLPDGKLWVWSPVALTPELKAETDALGPVGHLVSPNKIHHLYLTEWHAAYPEAKLWGPASTIRKRSDLPFEPALEDVPPEDWQGVFEQAWFRGSFFMDEIAFVHRPTRTAIFADLSEHFSDDFLKRYWKGWKGFLAKPWGIVVGKGFAPLEWRLSFTNRKPARAAFEKVAATHPDRIIMAHGEWVKTGGEAFLRQAFAWLIR; this is translated from the coding sequence ATGCTGGAGGCGGTGGACACAGACCTGTGGCTGACCGAAGGCCCGGTCGTCGACTTTCATGGGTTCCCCTATCCCACGCGATCGATCATCGTGCGCCTGCCGGATGGGAAACTCTGGGTCTGGTCCCCGGTAGCGTTGACGCCTGAACTGAAGGCGGAAACAGACGCGCTGGGGCCGGTCGGCCACCTCGTCAGCCCGAACAAGATCCACCACCTCTACCTCACCGAATGGCATGCCGCCTATCCCGAAGCGAAACTCTGGGGGCCTGCCTCCACGATCCGCAAACGGAGTGACCTGCCGTTTGAGCCTGCGCTGGAAGACGTCCCGCCGGAAGACTGGCAAGGCGTTTTCGAACAGGCCTGGTTCCGCGGCTCCTTTTTCATGGACGAAATTGCGTTCGTCCACCGGCCGACCCGGACGGCCATTTTTGCCGACCTGTCGGAACATTTCAGCGACGACTTCCTGAAGCGCTACTGGAAAGGCTGGAAGGGTTTTCTGGCAAAGCCCTGGGGTATCGTCGTCGGCAAGGGCTTTGCCCCGCTCGAATGGCGCCTCAGTTTTACCAACCGCAAACCCGCCCGCGCGGCGTTTGAAAAAGTCGCTGCCACCCATCCCGACAGGATCATCATGGCGCATGGTGAATGGGTAAAGACGGGCGGCGAGGCTTTCCTGCGCCAGGCCTTCGCCTGGCTCATCCGCTGA
- a CDS encoding CBU_0592 family membrane protein — translation MSVTHFLIEMSGWAGAVLILIAYLLLSAGRMDGRSKAYQVMNVIGAAGFIVNSGYNGAIPSTTINVIWVGIGFFTLWQGRRLTERPGAPYLSEEAATADAGGETFGAIPGFSHLDDVQAACDLPA, via the coding sequence ATGTCTGTTACGCACTTCCTTATTGAGATGTCCGGCTGGGCCGGGGCTGTTCTCATCCTGATCGCCTACCTCCTCCTGTCGGCCGGCAGGATGGATGGCCGCTCGAAAGCCTACCAGGTAATGAACGTGATCGGAGCAGCCGGCTTCATCGTCAACAGCGGCTATAATGGCGCGATCCCGTCGACGACGATCAACGTGATCTGGGTTGGTATCGGCTTCTTTACCCTCTGGCAGGGACGCCGCCTGACAGAGCGCCCGGGCGCGCCTTATCTTTCAGAAGAGGCCGCCACGGCCGACGCCGGCGGCGAAACGTTTGGCGCCATCCCGGGTTTCTCCCATCTCGATGACGTTCAGGCCGCCTGCGATCTCCCGGCGTAG
- the flbT gene encoding flagellar biosynthesis repressor FlbT, whose amino-acid sequence MPLKLSLKPGETFVVNGAVVRNGDRRGVLLLENQARVLREKDILHPRDATTPAARAYFSVMQMYLLGEADGPTYSQAAEALAALLAASENEESRAAVLDISADVACSNLYRALSRCRRLLADGAGAAA is encoded by the coding sequence ATGCCTTTGAAACTGTCGCTCAAGCCAGGTGAAACGTTCGTCGTGAACGGTGCCGTCGTGCGCAATGGCGACCGCCGGGGTGTGTTGTTGCTGGAAAATCAGGCCCGGGTCCTGCGCGAGAAAGACATCCTGCATCCGCGTGATGCGACGACCCCGGCGGCGCGCGCCTATTTCAGCGTGATGCAGATGTACCTGCTCGGGGAAGCGGATGGGCCAACCTATTCACAGGCCGCCGAGGCGCTTGCTGCGTTGCTGGCTGCCAGCGAAAACGAGGAGTCCCGCGCGGCTGTGCTCGACATTTCCGCCGATGTGGCCTGTTCCAATCTTTACCGTGCCCTCAGCCGGTGCCGGCGTTTGCTGGCTGACGGCGCCGGGGCGGCGGCCTGA
- a CDS encoding MarC family protein: MSAELISLFTATFVTFFVLIDSLGVAPMFATLTARGDAAYRRQMAVKSIFVAAVIIFAFAFGGAWLMDAMHISIDAFRAAGGVLLFLIALDMVFEKRTERREHRTEEHLGQHVTDPEPDDVSVFPLGIPMIAGPGSIATAMFYMSDTDNWMEKGVILSAIGLNLLLTLIIFLMAGPLVRFLGASVAGALTRILGVVLAALSIQLLIDGIKGAFNLG, translated from the coding sequence ATGAGCGCAGAACTTATCTCCCTGTTTACGGCAACGTTTGTCACTTTCTTCGTCCTGATCGACTCTCTGGGCGTGGCGCCCATGTTCGCGACGCTGACAGCGCGCGGCGATGCTGCCTATCGCCGGCAAATGGCGGTCAAGTCGATCTTTGTGGCGGCTGTGATCATCTTTGCCTTTGCCTTCGGCGGCGCCTGGCTGATGGATGCAATGCATATCTCCATCGATGCGTTCCGGGCCGCGGGCGGGGTTCTGCTGTTCCTGATCGCGCTCGACATGGTGTTTGAAAAGCGTACCGAGCGGCGCGAGCACCGGACAGAAGAACACCTCGGCCAGCACGTGACAGATCCGGAGCCCGACGATGTGTCTGTCTTTCCGCTCGGCATTCCGATGATCGCCGGCCCGGGATCCATCGCAACGGCGATGTTCTATATGTCCGACACGGACAACTGGATGGAGAAGGGGGTCATTCTCTCAGCCATCGGCCTGAACCTGCTGCTGACACTGATCATCTTCCTGATGGCCGGTCCGCTTGTGCGGTTTCTGGGCGCGAGTGTGGCGGGGGCGTTGACCCGGATTCTCGGCGTTGTGCTGGCGGCCTTGTCGATCCAGCTCCTGATCGACGGGATCAAGGGCGCGTTCAATCTCGGTTGA
- the dksA gene encoding RNA polymerase-binding protein DksA — MSVEIAEDYRPSDDEEFMNELQLAYFRRLLENWKADILDGAKQTITNLQDESGSLPDIVDRASAESDKALELRTRDRQRKLISKIDAALRRIEDGSYGFCEVTGEPIGLRRLEARPTATLSLEAQERHERKERTLRDD, encoded by the coding sequence ATGAGTGTCGAAATTGCAGAAGACTATCGTCCCTCGGATGACGAGGAATTCATGAACGAATTGCAGCTGGCCTACTTCCGCCGGCTGCTTGAGAACTGGAAAGCCGATATCCTGGACGGCGCCAAGCAGACCATTACGAATCTGCAGGACGAGTCCGGATCGCTCCCCGATATCGTCGACCGGGCGTCGGCGGAAAGCGACAAGGCGCTGGAACTGCGCACCCGCGACCGCCAGCGCAAGCTGATCTCCAAGATCGACGCGGCCCTGCGCCGGATCGAAGACGGCTCTTACGGTTTCTGCGAAGTGACGGGTGAGCCGATCGGCCTGCGCAGGCTGGAAGCCCGCCCGACCGCGACGCTGAGCCTGGAAGCCCAGGAGCGTCACGAGCGCAAGGAACGCACGCTGCGCGACGACTGA
- a CDS encoding helix-turn-helix transcriptional regulator: MLDDLVGEIYETVTDRGRLAKLAARLQDEFTSHASALVIAEPDRYFLMQSNVSPDSADAYNQELWHNDIWMQQFLVRTSETVLSGHQMCAYSDIPADYRHHVLEAADTYDGLSVRVMDTPEITASISLYRSRSQDIFQTSDFEKMLYLAPHLKRSLSLQQVFGGLKNHSKLLAQAIDHIPGSAFIVDPSFRIVAMNASAEKLLSDNHDLGSWQGRLIAHNKAISDALHHSLAVTVARGIPAAYPLKVRDRAAPMIVRVARLDSGLSEDARSMAGGGAERHLAIITFTLPEATLPAEAATILSTAYGLTPREAETAILVAEGMGPGDAADRMGVKLSTFRSFLKSALGKMDTNRQSELAAKVQSLFAGR, from the coding sequence ATGCTTGATGATCTGGTGGGTGAAATCTACGAGACCGTGACGGACAGGGGGCGCTTGGCCAAATTGGCCGCCCGCCTTCAGGACGAGTTCACGTCGCATGCTTCTGCGCTCGTCATTGCTGAACCGGACCGCTATTTCCTGATGCAGAGCAATGTCAGCCCGGACTCAGCTGACGCTTACAATCAAGAGCTCTGGCATAACGATATCTGGATGCAGCAATTCCTTGTCAGGACGTCTGAAACCGTCCTGTCCGGACACCAGATGTGCGCCTATTCCGACATCCCGGCAGACTATCGCCACCATGTTCTGGAAGCCGCGGATACGTATGACGGTCTCAGTGTCCGTGTAATGGATACGCCGGAAATCACAGCGAGTATTTCGCTCTACAGGTCCCGGTCGCAGGACATTTTCCAGACCTCTGATTTCGAGAAAATGTTGTACCTGGCGCCTCATCTGAAGCGAAGCCTCAGCCTGCAACAGGTGTTCGGAGGCCTGAAGAACCACAGCAAACTGCTGGCCCAGGCCATAGATCACATTCCGGGTAGCGCCTTCATCGTTGATCCGTCGTTCCGTATAGTGGCGATGAACGCTTCTGCCGAAAAACTGCTGTCCGATAACCACGACCTGGGAAGCTGGCAGGGCCGCCTGATTGCACACAACAAGGCCATCAGCGATGCCCTCCACCATTCACTTGCAGTCACGGTCGCCCGCGGTATTCCCGCGGCTTATCCCCTGAAAGTGCGCGATCGCGCAGCGCCCATGATTGTCCGCGTCGCCCGGCTGGACAGCGGGCTTTCGGAAGACGCGCGCAGCATGGCCGGCGGCGGCGCCGAGAGGCACTTGGCGATCATTACGTTCACCCTTCCAGAAGCGACCCTGCCTGCAGAAGCGGCAACGATACTCTCAACCGCTTACGGCCTGACTCCGAGGGAAGCAGAAACGGCTATTCTCGTTGCTGAGGGCATGGGGCCTGGCGATGCCGCTGACCGGATGGGCGTAAAACTGTCGACCTTTCGCAGCTTCCTGAAATCCGCGCTTGGAAAGATGGACACAAACCGCCAATCCGAACTGGCTGCGAAGGTACAGTCCTTGTTCGCCGGGCGCTGA